From Flavipsychrobacter sp., a single genomic window includes:
- the katG gene encoding catalase/peroxidase HPI encodes MDSKSQGNDISKCPFHNGALRQSAGGGTQNRDWWPNQLDLNILRQNSSLSNPMDEGFNYAEEFKKLDLKAIKEDINNLMTDSQDWWPADYGHYGPLFIRMAWHSAGTYRVGDGRGGAGSGTQRFAPLNSWPDNANLDKARLLLWPIKQKYGNSISWADLMILAGNCALESMGFKTFGFAGGREDVWEPEQDIYWGSEGEWLGDKRYTDDRELENPLAAVQMGLIYVNPEGPNGNPDPLAAAIDIRETFKRMAMNDEETVALIAGGHTFGKTHGAANPEKYVGPEPAAAGIVEQGLGWKNTYGTGNASDTITSGLEGAWTTTPTKWSNNFFENLFGYEWELTKSPAGAHQWRPKDGARAGLVPDAHDPSKKHAPFMLTTDLSLRMDPVYEKISRRFYENPDEFADAFAKAWYKLTHRDMGPIARYLGPEVPEEVLSWQDPLPALDHELINDADIATLKDKVLSSGLSVSELVSTAWASVSTFRGSDMRGGANGARIRLAPQKDWTVNNPNQLKKVLGTLEGIQKDFAKKVSLADLIVLAGCAGVEKAAKNAGHDVSVPFTPGRVDASQEQTDIESFEALEPAADGFRNYFEPKHNVTAEEMLVDRSQLLTLTAPEMTVLLGGMRVLNTNYDQSAHGVFTKQPEALTNDFFINLLDLNTTWKATTDAQDVFEGSDRKTGAKKWTGTRADLIFGSNSELRALAEVYGYKNAEKKFVKDFVAAWNKVMNLDRFDLK; translated from the coding sequence ATGGATTCAAAAAGTCAAGGAAACGACATTAGTAAATGCCCATTTCATAATGGTGCTTTAAGACAAAGCGCAGGAGGTGGCACACAAAACAGAGATTGGTGGCCTAATCAATTAGACTTAAATATTCTTAGACAAAACTCATCACTATCTAACCCCATGGACGAAGGGTTTAACTATGCAGAAGAATTTAAAAAGCTAGATCTAAAAGCAATAAAAGAGGATATTAATAACCTAATGACCGATTCTCAAGATTGGTGGCCTGCTGACTATGGGCATTATGGTCCTTTATTCATACGTATGGCATGGCATAGTGCAGGTACATATCGTGTAGGTGATGGTCGAGGTGGTGCAGGTTCAGGTACACAACGTTTTGCACCGTTAAATAGCTGGCCGGATAATGCCAACTTAGATAAAGCTCGTTTGTTATTGTGGCCTATTAAACAGAAGTATGGCAACAGTATATCTTGGGCTGACCTTATGATTCTTGCAGGTAACTGCGCGTTGGAATCAATGGGTTTTAAAACTTTTGGTTTTGCTGGTGGTCGTGAAGATGTATGGGAGCCAGAGCAAGATATTTATTGGGGTTCGGAAGGAGAATGGTTGGGAGATAAAAGATACACTGATGATAGAGAGTTAGAGAATCCACTTGCAGCAGTACAAATGGGTTTGATATACGTGAACCCTGAAGGGCCTAACGGGAATCCTGATCCATTGGCAGCAGCAATAGACATACGAGAAACATTTAAGCGTATGGCCATGAATGATGAGGAGACTGTAGCGCTAATAGCGGGTGGCCATACTTTTGGTAAAACACATGGTGCAGCCAACCCTGAAAAATATGTAGGTCCTGAGCCTGCTGCTGCTGGTATAGTAGAGCAAGGGCTGGGCTGGAAGAACACCTACGGTACAGGTAATGCCAGTGATACGATCACAAGTGGGCTAGAAGGAGCATGGACTACAACGCCTACTAAATGGAGTAATAACTTCTTTGAAAATTTATTCGGTTATGAGTGGGAACTGACCAAGAGCCCAGCGGGAGCACATCAATGGCGACCAAAAGATGGTGCGAGAGCAGGACTTGTACCAGATGCACATGACCCTAGTAAAAAGCATGCACCATTTATGCTAACTACAGACCTTTCATTAAGAATGGACCCTGTATATGAGAAAATATCGAGAAGGTTTTATGAGAATCCTGATGAGTTTGCTGATGCTTTTGCAAAAGCATGGTATAAATTGACACATAGAGACATGGGACCTATTGCTCGTTATTTAGGACCAGAAGTGCCGGAGGAAGTATTGTCTTGGCAAGATCCATTACCTGCATTAGATCATGAGTTGATAAACGATGCAGATATTGCCACATTAAAAGACAAAGTATTAAGCTCTGGTCTTTCTGTTTCAGAACTTGTATCAACAGCTTGGGCTTCTGTTTCTACCTTCCGTGGTTCGGATATGCGTGGCGGTGCCAATGGTGCACGCATAAGACTAGCACCACAAAAAGATTGGACAGTTAACAACCCAAATCAGCTAAAGAAAGTATTGGGTACACTAGAGGGTATACAGAAAGATTTTGCTAAGAAAGTTTCTCTTGCTGACTTGATCGTACTTGCAGGTTGTGCTGGGGTAGAGAAAGCTGCAAAAAATGCAGGACACGATGTGTCAGTACCTTTTACGCCTGGTAGAGTGGATGCTTCTCAAGAGCAAACAGATATAGAGTCGTTTGAGGCGCTAGAACCAGCAGCAGATGGTTTTCGTAACTATTTTGAGCCAAAGCATAATGTTACTGCAGAAGAAATGTTGGTAGACCGTTCACAGTTGTTGACCCTGACAGCTCCTGAAATGACAGTGTTACTGGGAGGCATGCGTGTTTTAAATACAAACTATGACCAATCTGCTCATGGAGTGTTTACAAAACAACCGGAAGCGTTGACCAATGATTTCTTCATCAATTTGCTAGATCTAAATACTACCTGGAAAGCTACAACTGATGCACAAGATGTATTTGAAGGTAGTGATCGTAAAACAGGGGCAAAGAAATGGACGGGTACTAGAGCCGATTTGATATTTGGATCTAACTCTGAACTTCGTGCCTTGGCAGAAGTATATGGCTATAAAAACGCAGAAAAGAAATTTGTGAAGGACTTTGTAGCAGCATGGAATAAAGTGATGAATTTAGATAGGTTCGATTTGAAATAA